The following are encoded in a window of Megachile rotundata isolate GNS110a chromosome 2, iyMegRotu1, whole genome shotgun sequence genomic DNA:
- the ich gene encoding zinc finger protein ichor, with amino-acid sequence MKYETQSGPPTAPPHLTSSGVEPPHSSQGTGIVVGGSPAEVVGVDSLLLSPWGATGPDFLEPPDVKQTAAGLQDAWDTLLLGSSVGVASAQSLAELKPLPPFTGYTGHLSINGIPGHHYHTIASSAQRPSLPSSSPTSSSNQEYYESPVVSSSTPCPQGSQKQQQQQQQHHQHQQQQQQQQQQQQQHHHHQQQLPQSTQQVEYDIEDIAEIIGSAIADTTVPGGGNGPGSEHDPDATRDWIDIAEWIDTACSPKAQETSSPSPYSQIYATATPSTQTQQHGSTLQSLLTHGYAPLLNARLQSASAGLQNASCGETPSSTSPYPPVSPPGRVSTSCSPDHLLHSSFAAPSHPRKRSRPTPGSQNPSKKSPGAATALPYGTESGLIGGKEKPVHRCSICNRGFLNKSNIKVHLRTHTGEKPFRCEVCGKAFRQKAHLIKHQQIHKRIGRD; translated from the coding sequence ATGAAGTACGAAACGCAATCAGGACCGCCGACAGCGCCGCCACACTTGACATCTTCCGGAGTGGAGCCGCCTCACAGTAGCCAGGGAACGGGCATCGTCGTCGGCGGATCACCCGCTGAAGTGGTCGGCGTGGACAGTCTACTCCTGTCGCCATGGGGAGCAACCGGACCGGACTTCCTGGAGCCTCCCGACGTCAAGCAAACGGCAGCTGGTCTGCAGGATGCATGGGACACTCTCCTTCTGGGCTCGTCGGTCGGCGTAGCCTCGGCCCAGTCGTTGGCCGAGTTGAAACCTCTTCCACCGTTCACGGGATACACGGGACACTTGAGCATCAATGGGATACCTGGACACCACTATCACACGATAGCGTCGTCAGCGCAGAGGCCGTCGTTACCCTCGTCCTCGCCTACGTCCTCCTCGAATCAGGAGTACTACGAGTCTCCCGTGGTGTCCTCGAGCACACCGTGCCCACAAGGCAGTCAgaaacagcagcagcagcagcaacagcaccACCAAcatcagcagcagcaacagcagcagcaacagcaacaacagcagcatcACCATCACCAACAACAGCTGCCGCAGTCCACACAGCAGGTGGAATACGACATCGAGGACATAGCTGAGATCATTGGATCAGCGATCGCCGACACGACGGTTCCTGGTGGAGGAAATGGACCTGGTTCGGAGCACGATCCAGACGCAACCCGCGACTGGATCGACATCGCCGAGTGGATCGATACCGCCTGCTCGCCGAAAGCGCAGGAGACGTCATCGCCCAGTCCATATTCGCAGATATACGCCACGGCGACGCCCTCCACGCAGACCCAACAACACGGCTCGACCCTGCAGAGCTTGCTGACGCACGGTTACGCGCCTCTGCTCAATGCCAGGTTGCAATCTGCAAGTGCAGGCCTCCAGAATGCGTCATGTGGGGAAACCCCTTCGTCCACCAGTCCCTATCCACCTGTCAGTCCACCCGGCAGAGTCTCCACCTCGTGTAGTCCGGATCACTTGTTGCATTCCTCGTTCGCGGCGCCGTCGCACCCCAGAAAGAGGTCGCGGCCCACTCCGGGTTCCCAGAACCCCTCGAAGAAAAGCCCAGGTGCAGCGACGGCGCTGCCCTACGGCACCGAGTCTGGGCTGATCGGCGGCAAGGAGAAACCCGTGCACAGGTGCTCCATCTGCAACAGGGGATTCCTGAACAAGAGCAACATCAAGGTGCACCTCAGAACGCACACGGGCGAGAAACCCTTCAGGTGCGAGGTCTGCGGCAAGGCGTTCAGGCAGAAGGCGCATCTCATCAAGCATCAACAAATTCACAAGAGGATCGGCAGGGATTAG